In Zingiber officinale cultivar Zhangliang chromosome 8B, Zo_v1.1, whole genome shotgun sequence, a single genomic region encodes these proteins:
- the LOC122013552 gene encoding uncharacterized protein LOC122013552: MALEQSGKIGSFVIIQGFLSFILAIVAENKKPPFGTPIQGKGVVICKFPSDPTVLVGSLSVVALVFTIIGGHVAVFFNYKGKAVSNNVLFGYSALFVFFVIAQIVSTLAFAFLIWTVVTEGLHRSRNVHYDLTTQCPTAKTGMFGGAAFLALDAAILWLVCLTLTLNVRADHFEDEEVKKGEYGQVYATELVSQGA, from the exons ATGGCCTTGGAGCAAAGTGGAAAGATTGGGTCCTTTGTGATTATTCAAGGCTTCTTGTCCTTCATATTGGCTATTGTCGCAGAGAACAAAAAG CCTCCGTTTGGAACTCCAATTCAAGGAAAGGGCGTTGTGATCTGCAAATTCCCAAGCGATCCGACAGTGCTTGTCGGGTCTTTGTCAGTCGTTGCTCTAGTTTTTACGATCATAGGAGGGCACGTCGCTGTGTTCTTTAACTACAAAGGGAAGGCTGTTTCAAACAATGTCCTATTTGGCTACTCCGCCTTATTCGTATTCTTTGTGATCGCTCA GATTGTGTCAACTCTAGCATTTGCGTTCTTGATATGGACTGTCGTTACTGAAGGCCTACACCGATCCCGCAACGTTCACTACGATCTCACGACTCAGTGTCCCACGGCAAAGACCGGCATGTTTGGTGGCGCAGCTTTTCTCGCCCTTGATGCGGCCATCTTGTGGCTTGTTTGCCTCACGCTGACCTTGAACGTAAGAGCTGATCACTTTGAGGACGAGGAGGTTAAGAAGGGAGAGTATGGGCAGGTTTATGCTACTGAATTGGTTAGCCAAGGGGCTTAG